A window of Juglans regia cultivar Chandler chromosome 7, Walnut 2.0, whole genome shotgun sequence contains these coding sequences:
- the LOC108980780 gene encoding endochitinase EP3-like — protein MLAILSMKKYFLSTLVLIGIIAGAFPRYTEAQDCGCAADECCSKWGYCGTTDDYCGDGCQQGPCSPAPETNNVSVSDIVTSEFFDGIISQADASCAGKSFYSRAAFLEALGSYDRFGRIGSIDDSKREIAAFFGHVTHETGHFCYIEEIDGPSKDYCDENNTEYPCNPDKGYYGRGPIQLSWNFNYGPAGKAIGFDGLNSPETVANDAVISFKTALWYWMNFVHSVIDQGFGATIRAINGALECDGGNPATVQRRIEYYTEYCNQLGVDPGENLSC, from the exons ATGCTAGCGATCCTTAGCATGAAGAAGTATTTTCTAAGTACCCTTGTTCTGATAGGAATTATAGCTGGGGCCTTTCCAAGATACACTGAGGCGCAAGATTGTGGTTGTGCCGCAGATGAATGCTGCAGCAAATGGGGCTACTGTGGCACTACTGACGATTACTGTGGTGACGGGTGCCAACAGGGCCCTTGTTCTCCCGCTCCTGAAACTAATAATGTTTCGGTGTCTGATATTGTAACATCGGAGTTCTTCGATGGGATAATTAGCCAGGCTGATGCGAGTTGTGCTGGAAAGAGCTTCTACTCACGAGCAGCCTTTCTTGAAGCTCTCGGTTCATATGATCGATTTGGGAGGATTGGTTCTATTGATGATTCTAAGCGCGAAATTGCCGCCTTCTTTGGCCATGTAACTCATGAGACTGGAC ACTTTTGCTACATAGAGGAGATAGATGGTCCCTCCAAGGACTACTGTGACGAGAATAATACAGAGTATCCATGCAATCCAGATAAAGGTTACTATGGCCGGGGACCAATTCAACTATCTTGGAATTTTAACTATGGACCAGCAGGAAAGGCCATTGGATTCGACGGGTTAAACTCTCCTGAAACAGTGGCAAATGATGCAGTCATTTCGTTTAAGACCGCCTTGTGGTATTGGATGAACTTTGTTCACTCAGTCATAGACCAAGGGTTTGGGGCAACAATTCGAGCCATTAATGGTGCCCTTGAATGTGATGGCGGAAACCCTGCAACAGTTCAAAGGCGTATCGAGTATTACACTGAATATTGTAACCAATTAGGTGTTGATCCTGGCGAAAATCTCAGTTGCTAG